A genomic stretch from Corynebacterium sp. 21KM1197 includes:
- a CDS encoding nucleoside deaminase, translated as MPPFSLPVPLGQRRAEEAMRRALEVACSTPPADVPVGAVILGPDGSELARATNRREMDLDPTAHAEVLAIRQAVRAHGDGWRLSDCTLVVTLEPCAMCAGALLGARVGSLIFGAFEPKTGACGSVFDLVRDSATLHHPQVRGGVLEEECGELLAGFFAGRR; from the coding sequence ATGCCGCCGTTCTCCCTGCCCGTGCCCCTGGGACAGCGCCGCGCGGAGGAGGCCATGCGCCGCGCCCTGGAGGTGGCGTGTTCCACCCCGCCTGCCGACGTGCCGGTGGGGGCCGTGATCCTGGGGCCCGACGGCTCCGAACTGGCCCGTGCCACCAACCGCCGCGAGATGGATCTTGACCCCACCGCCCACGCGGAGGTCCTGGCGATCCGCCAGGCGGTGCGAGCCCACGGCGACGGCTGGCGACTCAGCGACTGCACCCTGGTGGTGACCCTGGAACCATGCGCCATGTGCGCCGGGGCGCTCCTGGGGGCCAGGGTGGGATCGCTGATCTTTGGCGCCTTTGAACCCAAGACGGGGGCCTGTGGTTCCGTGTTTGACTTGGTGCGCGATAGCGCGACGCTCCACCACCCCCAGGTGCGCGGCGGGGTGCTGGAGGAGGAGTGCGGGGAGTTGCTGGCCGGGTTCTTTGCGGGGCGGCGCTGA
- a CDS encoding excalibur calcium-binding domain-containing protein encodes MSRSFTWKTALAWAVVVLGALLVLGGLLSGGALRILGALFLGAAVILPGAWWLYCERQDKIAEEKAEERAAKWASLTMDERELWGDPAPAKRKKRRWPVIAGISVLLLIVGGTLSPAFETGDDGSAEEATNPTSTVKITTSKAAKKTAQTATPEESSEAESEAESEAEPTESQERERGERRADKDISDSRGNPKRVSVERRAPQEEQRVEQPQEWQEEAPVEEPAEQQTPEVEEQPAPEPPVEEPAPETTTPQESVYYANCDDVRAAGVAPIPAGEPGYRSGLDRDNDGFACEDEGEEKR; translated from the coding sequence ATGAGCAGGTCCTTCACCTGGAAAACCGCCTTAGCCTGGGCCGTCGTTGTTCTCGGGGCGCTGCTCGTTCTCGGCGGCCTACTCAGCGGCGGTGCGCTCCGTATTCTTGGTGCCCTGTTTCTAGGGGCGGCGGTCATTCTCCCCGGGGCTTGGTGGTTGTACTGCGAGAGGCAGGACAAAATCGCGGAGGAAAAAGCCGAGGAGCGCGCGGCCAAGTGGGCGAGTCTCACGATGGACGAGCGCGAGCTGTGGGGCGATCCCGCCCCCGCGAAAAGGAAAAAGCGTCGCTGGCCCGTGATCGCGGGTATTTCCGTGCTCTTGTTGATCGTCGGCGGCACGCTTTCTCCTGCTTTTGAAACGGGAGACGATGGTTCTGCTGAGGAAGCCACGAACCCCACCAGCACGGTTAAGATCACCACCTCCAAAGCGGCCAAGAAAACGGCGCAAACCGCCACCCCGGAGGAATCGTCGGAGGCTGAGTCTGAGGCTGAATCCGAGGCAGAACCCACGGAGAGTCAGGAACGGGAGCGCGGGGAGCGCCGCGCGGACAAAGATATATCCGATAGCCGGGGTAATCCGAAGCGGGTGAGCGTGGAGCGCCGTGCCCCGCAGGAGGAACAGCGGGTGGAGCAGCCGCAAGAATGGCAGGAGGAGGCCCCGGTGGAGGAACCTGCGGAACAGCAGACACCCGAGGTAGAAGAGCAGCCCGCCCCGGAACCGCCAGTAGAAGAACCAGCGCCTGAGACCACCACGCCGCAGGAAAGCGTGTATTACGCAAATTGCGATGATGTCCGCGCCGCAGGCGTTGCGCCTATTCCCGCAGGAGAACCCGGTTATCGGTCGGGCCTTGACCGCGATAACGATGGCTTTGCCTGCGAGGATGAGGGAGAGGAGAAAAGATGA
- a CDS encoding phosphopantetheine-binding protein encodes MATVDEVIRSITTKVADMLDVTPEQIDPEEELFDQGLDSVRLMDLVTEIRNQGFDVDFADLAEDSRLSAWRAELEEAAG; translated from the coding sequence ATGGCAACCGTAGATGAAGTAATCCGTAGCATCACCACCAAGGTGGCGGACATGCTGGACGTCACGCCCGAGCAGATCGACCCCGAGGAGGAACTCTTTGACCAGGGGCTCGACTCCGTGCGCCTCATGGACCTGGTCACCGAGATCCGCAACCAAGGCTTTGACGTGGACTTTGCCGACCTCGCGGAGGACTCTCGTCTCAGCGCCTGGCGCGCGGAGTTAGAGGAAGCGGCTGGTTAG
- a CDS encoding MFS transporter produces the protein MSHTPDRATVTPKSSGPSRRSIPRQTEITDTRRYIVMVAMALGGFGIGVTEFVSMGLLSDIAADFQISEDSAGHIITAYAMGVVIGAPLIAALTGSVPRRRLLLILMAAFTVGNALTVFAGVYANSYAVLVASRFLAALPHGAFFSVSGLAAASMAPKGQRGRALAFVGLGLPFATVLGVPVAQALGHAVGWQSAYVLVSAIGLATLAALWFLMPHMTRMAPTSPLTELGALGRGQVWLSLAIGSVGFGGMFAVYTYISWTMTQRAGLDPSHMWFVLMVYGLGMVAGTWVGGRLSDWNLEYGILVALGAICASLLAFYVASTNAVAATVCFGLIGMAGSTLIPSLQIRLMDVAGEAQTLAAALNHSALNIANAAGASMGGAVIAAGYSYSAPALAGAGLALIAVVLWYVAFALRRRDMAR, from the coding sequence GTGTCTCATACCCCCGATCGCGCCACGGTCACGCCCAAGAGTAGCGGCCCGAGCCGCCGCAGCATACCCCGCCAGACGGAGATCACCGATACCCGTCGGTACATCGTCATGGTGGCGATGGCCCTGGGCGGCTTTGGCATCGGGGTCACGGAGTTCGTCTCCATGGGGCTGCTCAGCGACATCGCCGCGGACTTTCAGATCTCGGAGGACTCCGCCGGGCACATCATCACCGCCTACGCGATGGGCGTGGTCATCGGAGCCCCGCTGATCGCGGCGCTCACCGGCTCGGTGCCCCGGCGCAGGCTGCTGCTGATTCTCATGGCGGCATTCACGGTGGGCAACGCCCTGACGGTGTTCGCGGGCGTGTACGCCAACTCCTACGCCGTGCTGGTGGCCTCCCGCTTCCTCGCGGCCCTGCCTCATGGCGCGTTCTTCTCCGTCTCCGGCCTGGCGGCGGCCTCGATGGCACCCAAGGGGCAGCGCGGCCGCGCTCTGGCCTTCGTGGGACTCGGCTTGCCCTTCGCCACGGTGCTGGGTGTGCCGGTGGCCCAGGCCCTGGGGCATGCGGTGGGTTGGCAGAGCGCATATGTGCTGGTCTCGGCCATCGGCCTGGCCACGCTGGCGGCCCTGTGGTTCCTCATGCCGCACATGACTCGAATGGCCCCCACCAGCCCGCTCACGGAACTCGGCGCGCTGGGGCGCGGCCAGGTGTGGCTTTCCCTGGCCATCGGCTCGGTGGGATTCGGCGGCATGTTCGCGGTGTACACCTACATCTCCTGGACGATGACCCAGCGCGCGGGCCTCGACCCCAGCCACATGTGGTTCGTGCTGATGGTCTACGGCCTCGGCATGGTCGCCGGTACCTGGGTGGGCGGCCGACTCTCCGACTGGAACCTCGAATACGGAATCCTCGTGGCCCTCGGTGCGATCTGCGCCTCCCTCCTCGCCTTCTACGTGGCCTCCACGAATGCGGTGGCGGCCACCGTGTGCTTTGGCCTCATCGGCATGGCGGGCTCCACCTTGATCCCCTCCCTCCAAATCCGACTCATGGATGTGGCCGGGGAGGCCCAAACCCTCGCCGCGGCCCTCAACCACTCCGCCCTCAACATCGCCAACGCCGCCGGTGCCTCCATGGGCGGCGCGGTGATCGCGGCTGGGTACAGTTACTCCGCCCCGGCGCTCGCGGGGGCCGGGCTGGCGCTCATCGCCGTGGTCCTCTGGTACGTGGCCTTTGCTTTACGACGCCGCGACATGGCGCGGTAG
- a CDS encoding isochorismate synthase MenF, which produces MSTPDYSFLFTGPEGTLSGVGSKAAWHSVDQALAGLSEGAPLVAGALPFHTTEPPALFSPVKFWFSPGAPALPQGEVPVVTGTESTPEPEEHARRVQEATERIRGGEFEKIVLARAVRYRLAAEADARVLLSRFLAGSGTGHGHLVSLDSAGAAYSGARLVGSSPELLLLKRGRYIESHPLAGTVARSADPVRDEALATELTLSAKNIEEHSYVTREIKRILQPWCAELEVPERPSLTATSHTWHLGTRIRGMLREDAVSADGRLRGGAISALELAAALHPTPAVCGYPTIATQAALRAEEPQRGFYAGAVGWADDRGNGEWRVTIRGAMTQGAHVLAHAGGGIVADSDPQAEVQETQVKLGPVRAVLGLND; this is translated from the coding sequence GTGAGCACACCGGACTATTCTTTCCTCTTTACCGGCCCCGAGGGGACGCTCAGCGGCGTCGGCAGCAAAGCCGCATGGCACAGCGTGGATCAGGCCCTGGCGGGGCTGAGCGAGGGAGCCCCCCTGGTGGCGGGGGCGCTGCCTTTCCACACCACGGAACCACCGGCGCTCTTTAGCCCGGTGAAGTTCTGGTTCTCCCCCGGCGCCCCCGCGCTGCCCCAGGGCGAGGTGCCGGTAGTGACCGGGACGGAATCCACGCCCGAGCCCGAGGAACACGCGCGGCGCGTGCAGGAGGCCACGGAGCGGATTCGCGGCGGCGAGTTCGAAAAGATCGTGCTCGCGCGCGCGGTGCGCTACCGGCTCGCGGCCGAGGCGGACGCGCGAGTGCTGCTTTCACGCTTCCTCGCCGGTTCCGGCACCGGGCACGGGCACCTGGTGAGCCTGGATAGCGCCGGGGCCGCGTACTCGGGGGCGCGGCTGGTGGGATCGAGCCCGGAGCTGCTGTTGCTCAAGCGCGGCCGATACATCGAGTCCCACCCGCTGGCGGGGACCGTCGCCCGCTCCGCCGATCCGGTGCGGGACGAGGCCCTGGCCACGGAACTCACGCTGAGCGCCAAGAACATCGAGGAACACTCCTACGTCACCCGCGAGATCAAGCGGATCCTGCAACCCTGGTGCGCGGAACTAGAGGTACCGGAGCGCCCCTCGCTCACCGCCACCTCCCACACCTGGCACCTGGGCACCCGCATCCGCGGCATGCTGCGCGAGGACGCCGTCTCCGCCGACGGTCGCCTGCGCGGCGGGGCGATCTCCGCCCTCGAACTCGCCGCCGCCCTGCACCCCACCCCCGCCGTGTGCGGCTACCCCACCATCGCCACCCAGGCTGCGCTACGTGCGGAGGAACCCCAGCGCGGCTTCTACGCCGGGGCCGTGGGCTGGGCCGACGATCGCGGCAACGGCGAGTGGCGCGTGACCATTCGCGGGGCCATGACTCAGGGGGCTCACGTGCTGGCGCACGCGGGCGGCGGGATCGTGGCCGACTCCGACCCCCAGGCCGAGGTACAGGAAACCCAGGTAAAACTCGGCCCGGTGCGCGCGGTTCTGGGACTCAACGACTAG
- a CDS encoding prephenate dehydrogenase, whose product MCHTCQVTSTAFSRPVCILGIGLIGGSLLRDLHAAGHPVYGYNRSPSGARTATKEGFDVSSDLLATLRRAEEEGALIVLATPLPSFAELLDALNEHAPHCGFTDVASVKSRVYELVRARGMEGRYVGGHPMAGTAQSGWKASHLGLFDGAAWVITFDHACDATPTPEWVTLWTDVARMIAAVGAEAIPARVSTHDAAVARVSHLPHLLAEALAITGDNGGALALSLAAGSFRDGTRVAGTAPSLVRAMCETNSEALVDALDEALSLLGDARAQLTGPHPHLQELTDAGHRSRVRFEARSGALKDSVSPIRISARPVLRVHPGGPGWERQLIQAESLGARIEVF is encoded by the coding sequence ATGTGCCACACTTGTCAGGTGACTTCCACCGCTTTTTCTCGCCCCGTGTGCATTCTGGGTATCGGTCTCATCGGCGGCTCCCTGCTGCGTGACCTCCACGCCGCCGGGCACCCCGTGTACGGCTATAACCGTTCCCCCTCCGGCGCGCGCACCGCCACCAAGGAGGGCTTCGACGTCAGTTCCGATCTCCTGGCCACCCTGCGCCGCGCCGAGGAGGAGGGCGCGCTCATCGTGCTGGCCACCCCGCTGCCCTCCTTCGCGGAGCTGCTGGACGCGCTCAACGAGCACGCCCCCCACTGCGGCTTCACGGACGTCGCCTCCGTGAAGTCCCGCGTGTACGAGCTGGTGCGCGCCCGCGGCATGGAGGGGCGCTACGTGGGCGGGCACCCGATGGCAGGCACCGCGCAATCCGGGTGGAAGGCCTCCCACCTGGGGCTTTTCGACGGCGCCGCCTGGGTCATCACCTTCGATCACGCCTGCGACGCCACCCCCACCCCCGAGTGGGTGACCCTGTGGACGGACGTGGCCCGCATGATCGCCGCCGTGGGGGCCGAGGCGATCCCCGCGCGCGTGAGCACGCACGATGCCGCCGTGGCCCGCGTGAGCCACCTCCCCCACCTGCTGGCCGAGGCCCTGGCGATCACCGGGGATAACGGCGGCGCGCTGGCCCTTTCCCTAGCCGCCGGGAGTTTCCGCGATGGCACCCGCGTGGCCGGAACCGCGCCCTCCCTGGTGCGCGCCATGTGCGAGACCAACTCCGAGGCCCTGGTGGACGCCCTCGACGAGGCCCTCTCCCTCCTCGGGGACGCCCGCGCCCAACTCACCGGCCCCCACCCCCATCTCCAGGAACTCACCGACGCCGGCCACCGCTCCCGCGTGCGCTTCGAGGCCCGCTCCGGCGCCCTCAAGGATTCCGTGAGTCCCATTCGCATCTCCGCCCGCCCGGTGCTGCGCGTACACCCCGGCGGCCCCGGGTGGGAGCGGCAGTTGATCCAGGCGGAGTCCCTGGGCGCGCGGATCGAGGTGTTCTAG
- a CDS encoding isochorismatase family protein, translated as MPIPQIAPYEIPAMPTTHTVDWAPQPHKSALLIHDMQRYFLDAYPATQAPASTVIPHIRQLIDAADAAGIPVFYSVQPPGQREHRRGLLQEFWGSGMQTEQEAEVIPELTPREHHHVLTKWRYSALQRTDLRQSLAYAGRDELIIAGVYGHMGCMITAAEAFMNDIRAFVLRDAIADFTAEDHRQTLDWVAKRSGRVLDTHDVLRVWAVAQ; from the coding sequence ATGCCGATCCCCCAGATCGCCCCCTACGAGATCCCCGCCATGCCCACCACTCACACCGTGGACTGGGCGCCGCAGCCCCACAAATCCGCGCTGCTCATTCACGACATGCAGCGGTACTTCCTGGACGCCTACCCCGCCACCCAGGCCCCCGCCAGCACCGTGATCCCCCACATCCGTCAGCTTATCGACGCCGCCGACGCCGCCGGCATCCCCGTGTTCTACTCCGTGCAGCCGCCCGGCCAGCGGGAACATCGCCGCGGGCTGTTGCAGGAGTTCTGGGGCTCGGGAATGCAGACCGAACAGGAGGCCGAGGTGATCCCGGAACTCACCCCGCGCGAGCACCACCACGTGCTCACCAAGTGGCGGTATTCCGCGCTGCAACGCACCGACCTGCGGCAATCCCTGGCCTACGCGGGGCGCGACGAACTCATCATCGCAGGCGTTTACGGGCACATGGGGTGCATGATCACCGCCGCCGAGGCCTTCATGAATGACATCCGGGCCTTTGTGCTCCGCGACGCCATCGCGGACTTCACCGCCGAGGATCATCGCCAGACCCTCGACTGGGTGGCCAAGCGCTCCGGGCGGGTCCTGGATACTCACGACGTCCTACGCGTCTGGGCGGTTGCCCAGTGA
- a CDS encoding tRNA adenosine deaminase-associated protein — translation MEPEDYGESFAVTVTRVAGQWQVREYDDDFETISTAVSAVRALRSEGPAFALLCVEDDYFVIVRPTPQRVKLLLSDAVAATEDDFAASILDEMDAEIPYDAAEDDAWADGDFDILADLGLSEQVMGVIADDDEAWASEQLIRIAEELDFDSELIDATGLDD, via the coding sequence ATGGAACCCGAGGATTACGGCGAGAGCTTTGCCGTGACGGTCACCCGCGTGGCCGGGCAGTGGCAGGTGCGCGAGTACGACGACGACTTTGAGACCATCTCCACCGCCGTCTCCGCCGTGCGCGCCCTACGCAGCGAGGGCCCGGCGTTTGCGTTGCTGTGCGTGGAGGACGATTACTTTGTGATCGTGCGCCCCACTCCCCAGCGCGTCAAACTTTTGCTTTCCGACGCCGTGGCCGCCACCGAGGACGACTTCGCCGCCTCCATCCTCGACGAGATGGACGCCGAGATCCCCTACGACGCCGCCGAGGACGACGCCTGGGCCGACGGCGACTTTGACATCCTCGCGGACCTCGGCCTCTCCGAGCAGGTCATGGGCGTGATCGCGGACGACGACGAGGCCTGGGCCTCCGAACAACTCATCCGCATCGCGGAGGAACTGGACTTCGACTCCGAGCTTATCGACGCCACCGGGCTCGACGATTAA
- a CDS encoding CsbD family protein, which yields MGDFQDKAEDLAGKAKETVGDVTDNKDLENEGKADQVKSDIKEKVTEAGEAIKDKANEVLGAFKKD from the coding sequence ATGGGTGATTTTCAGGACAAGGCCGAGGACCTGGCTGGCAAGGCCAAGGAGACCGTTGGCGACGTGACCGACAACAAGGACCTTGAGAACGAGGGCAAGGCCGATCAGGTCAAGTCCGACATCAAGGAGAAGGTCACCGAGGCCGGTGAGGCCATCAAGGACAAGGCCAACGAGGTTCTTGGCGCCTTCAAGAAGGACTAG